The Carassius auratus strain Wakin unplaced genomic scaffold, ASM336829v1 scaf_tig00214558, whole genome shotgun sequence genome contains a region encoding:
- the LOC113092313 gene encoding uncharacterized protein LOC113092313 has product MLRCHVERVSVAPRQPRRGMLSVTRSFIDLVEDICPLPKKAPTENSDANTCENSPEKTCENSSEKTCENSSEKTCENSSDANTCPNYCRKAPKTCENSSEKTSKKRWSDVTRASLVTNSDYFPQKVVRGSFHQGDARFGWNRNRQCAVNSITAVMVSVLKDVLTWTTEDLNAVLFHGDELYTSMRLQGQINDRTGLGHIFCCRTATTTHT; this is encoded by the coding sequence ATGCCACGTGGAAAGGGTTTCCGTCGCTCCCAGGCAGCCAAGAAGAGGAATGCTGAGCGTCACACGCTCCTTCATAGACTTGGTAGAGGATATCTGTCCTCTACCAAAAAAGGCACCTACTGAAAACTCTGATGCAAATACTTGTGAAAATTCCCCTGAGAAAACTTGTGAAAATTCCTCTGAGAAAACTTGTGAAAATTCCTCTGAGAAAACTTGTGAAAATTCCTCTGATGCAAATACTTGTCCAAATTACTGCCGTAAGGCTCCCAAAACTTGTGAAAATTCCTCTGAGAAAACTTCTAAGAAACGCTGGAGTGATGTTACTAGAGCTTCACTTGTGACCAACTCTGATTATTTCCCTCAGAAAGTCGTACGTGGTTCCTTCCATCAGGGTGATGCTCGGTTTGGCTGGAACAGAAACCGTCAGTGTGCAGTGAACAGTATCACAGCAGTCATGGTGAGTGTGCTGAAGGATGTGCTGACGTGGACAACAGAGGACCTGAATGCTGTGCTGTTCCATGGAGATGAGCTGTACACATCAATGCGACTGCAGGGGCAGATCAACGATCGAACAGGGCTGGGTCATATTTTCTGTTGCAGAACTGCCACGACTACACACACTTGA